Part of the Henckelia pumila isolate YLH828 chromosome 2, ASM3356847v2, whole genome shotgun sequence genome is shown below.
atgaaccgcatGTTCCAGCCGTATTTGGACcagtttgtcattgttttcattgatgatatacTTATTTACTCGAAGGATAGAGAGGAGCATTCGcgacatttgaggattgttttagaGGTGCTCCGAGATCGGAGGCtgtttgccaagtttgataaatatgagttttggttggagagaGTAGCATTCTTGGGCCATATTATTTCCAAGAGTGGAGTGGAAGTGGATCCTTCAAAGGTTAAAACAGTGAAAGAGTGGTCTGTATCTAGAAACGCATCGAAGATTCGCAGCTTTCTCGGATTGGCCGGTTACTAtaggaagtttatcaagggcTTTTCATCAATTGCTGTGCCCTTGACAtcattgaccaagaagaatgctaaGTTCATTTGGAGGCCGGAGTGTCAAAAGAGCTTTGATGtgttgaaggaagctcttatGACGGCACCAGTGTTAGCTATGCCATCAGGAGAGGGAGATTTTTTTggtttacactgatgcttccaagttgggacttggggcagtgcttatgcagcaaGATAGGGTTATCACTTATGCTTCTAGGTAGTTGAAGGAGCATGAGAggaactaccctactcatgatttggagttagcaacAGTGGTGTTcgctctcaagatttggagacactatctctatggaaagaagtgtaagatattcatcgaccataaaagcctcaagtacttcttcacccagaaggagttgaatatgaggtaGCGGAgatggttagagttggtgaaagactacgactgtgacattagttACCATCCCGGTAAGGCTAATGTCGTCGCAGATGCATTGAGTAGAAAGACAGCAGTGATTGCCTTTTTGACGgtgtctagaccgttgcaggatgagattcagagattcggACTAGATTTCAATGCCAAGGGTAGAGCTCCTAGATTGTCAGCCTTGTCAGTGCAGACTACGTTGTTTGGCCGTATCAGAGTTGCTCAAGAAGTTGATGAGAAGTTGAGTAAGTGGAGGCAGAGAGCCGACGAGAGAGGCAGTGTTTTGTATTCAGTAGTGGACGGGATCGTGAGGTTCAGAGGTAGACTTTG
Proteins encoded:
- the LOC140877507 gene encoding uncharacterized protein, which codes for MDLMNRMFQPYLDQFVIVFIDDILIYSKDREEHSRHLRIVLEVLRDRRLFAKFDKYEFWLERVAFLGHIISKSGVEVDPSKVKTVKEWSVSRNASKIRSFLGLAGYYRKFIKGFSSIAVPLTSLTKKNAKFIWRPECQKSFDVLKEALMTAPVYHPGKANVVADALSRKTAVIAFLTVSRPLQDEIQRFGLDFNAKGRAPRLSALSVQTTLFGRIRVAQEVDEKLSKWRQRADERGSVLYSVVDGIVRFRALGTKLLFSTVFHPQTDGQSERVIQILEDLLRACVIDFHDSWESRLPLVEFSYNNSYQDTIGMAPYEALYGRQCRSPVL